In Dehalococcoidia bacterium, a single window of DNA contains:
- a CDS encoding YkgJ family cysteine cluster protein, with product MSASTDLALIKEVQRKARHGESGEWRKEYTRQYRQVLEHIFGEIQEEIRPYSDSPEEGITCRKGCTHCCEHFVSVSVSHALLITDYLYASGKAMSAFLRGYGKWLRTIEDNPQAAAVFSSLEEHTASAAVVKPYSQELLSAYHACTIPCPFLDAGQCSIYPVRPVCCAAYFSVSHHDYCRADSDTLATIFEVAPSQANLRRMAELTDPRLFLHQENLPKLVYKLLRASLPEVVLEVERLFNSDSPGK from the coding sequence ATGTCCGCCTCTACAGATTTAGCCCTTATCAAAGAGGTGCAGAGAAAAGCCCGCCATGGGGAATCCGGCGAATGGCGCAAAGAGTACACGCGGCAGTACAGGCAGGTGCTGGAGCATATCTTCGGGGAGATACAGGAGGAGATCCGTCCGTACAGCGACTCTCCGGAGGAAGGCATCACGTGCCGGAAGGGCTGCACGCATTGCTGCGAGCATTTCGTGTCCGTTTCTGTTTCCCACGCCCTGCTGATAACCGATTACCTTTATGCCAGTGGAAAAGCCATGTCAGCCTTCCTGCGCGGTTACGGAAAATGGCTGCGTACTATCGAGGATAATCCACAGGCCGCCGCCGTTTTCAGCAGTCTGGAAGAACATACCGCATCTGCCGCCGTCGTGAAACCTTATTCCCAGGAGTTGCTTTCAGCCTATCACGCATGTACCATCCCCTGCCCTTTTTTAGACGCAGGCCAGTGTTCCATCTATCCGGTCAGGCCGGTGTGCTGTGCCGCCTACTTTTCGGTGAGCCATCACGACTATTGCCGCGCCGATAGTGATACTTTAGCCACCATCTTCGAAGTCGCGCCCTCACAGGCGAACCTGCGCAGGATGGCGGAGCTGACAGATCCCAGACTCTTTCTGCACCAAGAAAACCTGCCCAAACTGGTATATAAACTGCTGAGGGCAAGCTTACCAGAAGTCGTTCTGGAGGTCGAGAGGCTGTTTAACTCTGATTCTCCAGGTAAATAA